The DNA region CACTGATGTAGCCGCAGGGCTCCACTACGTGCATCATGAGCACGAGCACATGGTGCTCCACCGCGACATAAAAGCAAGCAACATCATGCTTGACTCTTCCTTCCGTGGTCGCCTAGGTGACTTTGGTCTTGCCCGCATTGTCACCTTGAACAAGAACTCCTACACGGATGTGGGTGTGGCCGGCACATGGGGCTTCATTGCACCAGAGTACTCAATATGTCACAAGGCCACTCGCAAGACTGACGTGTATGCCTTTGGGGTGCTAGTCCTTGAGATTGTAACCGGAGAACGAGCACTTGCCGGCAACCATGACCATGAGACGCTTCAACCGCTTACTGAGTGGGTATGGTGGGTTCACCGGGAGAGAAGGTTGCTCGAAGCGGTTGATGACAAAGTGACTTCCATGCAAGAGTTCAATCCGGATGATGCCACTCGCTTGTTGCTTCTTGGTATGGCATGTAGCAACCCGAACTCGTCTGACCGACCAAGCATGGCCGAGGTAGTGCAAGTCTTAGCCAAATCAGTGCCGCCACCAGAAGTACCGCTTGTGAAACCTACATTCGTTTGGCCACCTGAAGGCGGGATCCCCGTGGAATTTGACGACACGATGGCAACGAGCAGCCTCGATTGGAAGGGCATGTCTAGCGATGAAGCCCTAGGGACGAGCGTACCATCAGAGGTGAATAGGCGCAAGGCTCGGGTTGGGCATTCCAATACATCTGGATCAGTTGAGGAGTATTATATGTAATCGTGTAAGTTGATTGTTGTAGTAAATCTTGTGATAGGTCAAACTTAAAAGGAGGGATAGAAACCCGTAACTATTGTTGCTCCACAGGGATTAAATTTGGGAGACTTTCATGTACCAGTATTTGCAATTAGTGGTTTGATTTGACTCTACTTCGAAGACCGGTGGTTTGGTTGCTTTTAGTGTCATGCATGGTTCGAATGTATCATGAAAAGAAAAGCTCCAAGGTTTGTATTGGTGTTCATAACAAGTTGGCTTGTAACCCATCCTGAGGGCCTGACCTTGGGTAAATCGTCTCTATATTTGTTGCGAGTTTCATCGGGGAGATCCTTGTGCCCATACAATTCCATTTTCATAATTTCTTTTGCCACCCAGCTGGATCTAGTATTCCACAAAATTATCAAAAACATAATAACTAAGTTCGTAAAAATATTTGTAGTATTTGTAGCCCGTGTGAATGCATGGGTTGATAGCTTAGGTGTACGTAATTGCTCAGTCCATTCTTGAAAAGATAGTTGCAGCATGGAGACAAACAAAAGCACAGGAAATGTTCGGCGGAACCTGCCTGATAGCTGCAAAGCCGTCGCCCAACGGGTACCGTCGTCGCCCAAAGGAAAATGAACGTCTACACTGATTGCTAATATAAAGTTGCCCACTAATAGTGGGCACATTTCGGTTACCTTGTCAAACAATCACGAGCTTCTTTGGCCAACAGGAATTCCAGATGAATTTTACAAAcataataatgcaagaaacataATAGTTTATTTGGCCTGAACCCTAAGAAGCCATCACATGGCGTTGGCGAACAAAGGATTTGAGTTATTTGTTGATGGACCAAGTGAATTGCAGAAAACCACCACATTGATGTATAGGTTTGCAACACACCGATTTATAAATTTTTGCCGGAAACCATGGATCTTCGGCCTAATCTTTTGCACAAAAACATTAGTTGATGGCTTTGCCTGTTTTGATGACGGTTATGACAGATCGAGCGCGCTCTGTGCTGGCGTGGGGTAACAGTTCATGGTAACGGCACTAGACAAGGTCTTTTTGCCAAAAACTCCTCCCTTAAAAAAAAAGATCTCTCTCCCTCCTTGATCTAGATCAGGATCTGTCTCTCCTACAAACCATCACACTCCTCCTGCCAGCTCCTTGGATGCCCTGCCCAGTGGATAACCTGCTCTCTCTATCTTTCTCTCCCTCACGGCGGATGCCCCGGCATGTCGCTGGTGACCTGCTCGCCTTCACTGCGGGCGTTGCGGCTCTGCTGGCCAGTTGCGGCGTGCAGGCAGACATAGTTCTCGTCTCCCCGCCTGGTGCTCGACCACAATGCCGGCGAGGTCGATCCACCGCCCCAAGCCGGCGACGAGAGTCCGCCGGGGTTCTGTGCACATGGGGCTAATTACTTTTTTGCTTTATGATTGAGGGGTGGCTATGTAAAATTTTAGGGACTAGTTTCTAATAGTGGGCGATACTCTGCGCCGGCGCATCGGCCAAACGATTCGGCCGGTCCACCTAGGACCGTAGGATTCCTAGCGATGCCAATGATTGCTAGCCATCGGATATGCCTTCCCCGTTTTGTCCTTCTTCTTCAGCGAGCGCCGCACATCAATGACAGGAGGCTGCGACGCTATCGACCCCCCGCCATAATCAACCGCGAGGCGACCTAGTCCGAAGCACCGCCGCACGCCGGGCTCGCCGACgttcgccgccgctcgccgcccccACGCAATCTCCTCCCCCCGCTCAAAAATTGATGCATGGAGGCACGAATCCTTGCCGGTTCCAGCATGAAAAATCCTCATGCGCGCCATCAGATGCAGCTCCCGCCTAGTTGATGATTGCAGCTCCGTCGTCATCCCCCGCTTGCAGCTCAGCTCCGCCGTCGTCCCCTGCCTGCAGCTCCGCCGCCGTCCCCTGCTTACAGCTTATCTCCGCAGTCGATGGACCAATGGAGACGACGAAGTAACTTGCAAAAAATCACTATATATGGTTCCAGCAACCAAATTTGCCGCTTGTAGCATTTCAAGTAGCTGGTTGAAGCTCATTTTGCAATGGTCGAAGCATTCAAGCCACCTGGTTCCAGCATATTACTCGCAGGTTCCTCATCACCGTCAAGGTCGCAGTACCATTGTGTCCGCTGTCTACCACCATCTTAGCAAACTTTGTTAGTAGCAAACTGACATCTCTGGTAGTAGCAAAACTCCGATACGGTTGCAGCAACAAAAATCCATCGCCGTCGTCGAGcaacgccgccgtggatggaagTAGCAAAAATTGACTTCGGTTCCAGCAAAATCAAACATGGTTGTAGCAAAAATAATCGATCCGAAAAACACAGGGATGTAGCATCTCGTGAGAATGAATGTAGCAATCGTCAACATCTGTGGTAACAAAAGACTGACAAAAAGGTTGCAGCAAGAAACACAGTCCTGGGTCTCGCATATCATAAAGATCGGATGTAGCAAGAATTCGACAAACATAGGCAGTAACAAAAAATCAAAATGGTTGTAGCAAAATCGTTCGCCGGTTCCAGCAAAAAACACCATGGGAGGAGATTTGGGGCGGGGGTAGGTGGAAGCAAAAACATAAGCCGGTTCCAGCAAAATCAAAACAAGGTTGTAGCAAAATCAAAACAAGGTTGTAGCTAGACAGGACGTTGGTGGTAGCAATTTTTTCATTGCCGGTTGTAGCATGTAGCACAATAATCCGCGCCGCTCGTCCTCGCCAAATGTTGCTTGGAGCAGCGCTGCCCGTCCTCGCCGTCCATGGTCACCACGCTCATCTAGCCCCTCGTCTCCAGCAAACAAGGATGGTGGTAGCAAAAAAGTTGGCTGAATCCAGCAAAAAAAGAACACGGTGGTAGCAAATTAGGAAAAGATGAGCCCCGGTTCCAACAAACAAAGGATGGTGGTAGCAAAAACTTGAATGGATCCAGCAAAAACAAAACACGGCGGAAGCAAATTTTGGAGCTCTTTCCAGCAAAAACAATGATTCCAACAAAAAAAAATCATCGTCTCCGTTTGCCGGCCACCGGGCGTAGTCGCCATGGTCGGCAGGCCACCCGGCGCAAGTCCCAGGACGACGGATGACTAGTTCCAGCATGGTTCGTCGCCGGTTCCGGCACGCGGCGCGGTCGTGCAGTAGGAGCCCGCCGTCGATAAAAAAAAAAGTATCGGCGTCGGCCAGGTCGAGTACGCGACGATGTCCCCCTGTACAGCCCCGCCCAACCTCCCAAGCATGACACCCTCACATCTGGCTTGCTTCTCGGCTAGCAGCCATTGCTGGGATTAAAGGGGGAGTGTTGTTCGGCTCGACGGGGGCGAGAAGCTAGGCGCTGGGATATGGCAGCAGAGAAAGAGATGGGAAAAAAATGAATGGTACACGCGTGAGAGGATAAAGAAGGAAGATGCTTCAGCGGTGGGGTGGGGTGGGCCTGGCAGAACACGTGGCTTGCGTACGATTATTGGATCGCACAAGAATCCCACGACGCACGCGAGACCGGCAGAGTGTTTGGCCGGTGCGCCGGGTATAAACACTTCCCTTTCTAATATTAGACCAAACGCTGTCTAGCGCGAGCTGTTATGCCATGTCATCAAATGTGGGTCCCACATATTATAGGGGAGGTCAAAATGCCCAAAGCGATCCGTTAGTGTTTTGTTTCTTGCGAAAGATTAGGTCGAGAATCAGTGGTTTCGGGCAGAAATTTATAAAAGCAGTGTTTTCTGTAAATCTAATGTGATGGTTTTGTGTAATTCACTCAGTTCATACCAGAGCAGTATGTCACTTACATCAACAACATTCCTGGTGAATTTGATAATTTGCTCCTGCTAAAAACAAAACATCACGCTTTTATTCCACGCCCGGGCAGCGGTGCCTGTACCGGCGCGTCCGTCAAGCCGGCGGGAGGGGGAGCGCGGCGACGGTCTTCTTCCAGGCGGGGCGGGCGGAGATCTCGTCCCACCACGCCTGCACGTTCGGCCTGGCCGCGACCAGCTCCGCCGCCCGGGGCGTCCGGCTCATGACGAACAGCTGCGCCATGTGGTTCACGTCGGCGAGGGTGAACGCGTCGCCGGCGAGGTACCTGTTCCCGGCGGCGAGGTGGGCGTCG from Triticum urartu cultivar G1812 unplaced genomic scaffold, Tu2.1 TuUngrouped_contig_5560, whole genome shotgun sequence includes:
- the LOC125529377 gene encoding probable L-type lectin-domain containing receptor kinase S.5, with the translated sequence WSYEKGELLLIYEYMPNGSVDQYLFEERLQRRILGWKTRYDIITDVAAGLHYVHHEHEHMVLHRDIKASNIMLDSSFRGRLGDFGLARIVTLNKNSYTDVGVAGTWGFIAPEYSICHKATRKTDVYAFGVLVLEIVTGERALAGNHDHETLQPLTEWVWWVHRERRLLEAVDDKVTSMQEFNPDDATRLLLLGMACSNPNSSDRPSMAEVVQVLAKSVPPPEVPLVKPTFVWPPEGGIPVEFDDTMATSSLDWKGMSSDEALGTSVPSEVNRRKARVGHSNTSGSVEEYYM